DNA from Streptomyces sp. Edi4:
ACCCGGCGGTTGCTGAACAGAGTGATGGTGAGCACGACCGCACATGCGGCGGCCATCGCGATGACCAGGACGAGCCAGTCGGACAAGGGGGGCCTCTCAGAAAATGCGGGGGCTCAGCGCGAGCGGGAGCCGGAGCGGGTGCGCAGCAGGGCCGCGCCGAGCACGGCGGGCGCGGTGATGAGCAGCGTCAGGGTGACGGGGGAGAGCTGGGGCGCGGGCTTCATGCGCGGCGGCATCCGGTAGGCGCGCGGGGTCAGCCGGTGGGGAGCAGGCGGCCCCGGGCGCGGCACCGCGGAGGGCGCGGGCGGGGCTGGTGGCACGGCCGGCGCCGACGGTGGCGCGGGGGGAGCCGCAGGCGCGGGCGTGGCCGGCCGGTGGACCACCGGGGGCGGGGCGGGGACGGGCGGCACGGGGCGCGGCGGCGTGGGCCGGGGCGCGGGCGGTACCGGCGGCGGTGGCGGGGTCACGGGCGGCGGAGGCGCGGGCACCCGGGTGGGCGAGGGCCTGGGGTGGCGCGGCCAGGGCGGGAAGGGGCAGTGGGCGTGGCCCGAGCCCGCGACCGCCCAGGGCGAGCCACCCGCGCTGCCCTGCGAGACGGAGGCGTACGCACAGGCGTCGGCCCGCGCGGCCGGTGCCGGTGCGGCCAGGAGCGCGGTGAAGGCCATGGCGGCGAACAGCCGCCCGGCTGGGTGTCGTCCTTGCACTCGGTGATCATCGGGCCATCGGGGCCCGCTCCGTGGGGCAGGCGGACCGATTCGCCTGATGGAAGGAGTTACCGGCTCTCCCCGGTCACCACGTTGACCGGCTGTTCGGGTTCGTCGCGAAAATTTCCGGCCCCGCGTTGAGCACACCGCCACCCGCCGCCCGTACTCAAGGCCATCAACCGGTGCCACCGGCGCCCCAACATCCTTACGGACAACAGGAGTTGACATGACCACCTGGCGCAGCGCGGCGCTCGCGGCAGCGGCGGCAGCAGTACTGGCACTGACCGCGACGGCCTGCGGCCAGGACAAGGGCAGCGCCTACGGCAGCGGCGGCGGACAGCCGGTCGCCAACGCGGGCAGCGCCACGGCCTCGGCGGGCGACGGCTACGGATCGGCCGGCGCCTACGGGCAGGCGGGCGGCGCGGTGTCCGCCGCCAAACAGGCCGGGCAGCTGACCGTCACCGACACCAAGGACCTCGGCAAGGTCGTCACCGACAACGCCGGGTTCACCCTCTACCGCTTCGACAAGGACACCGCGAGTCCTCCCGCCTCCCGGTGCGACGGCGACTGCGCCAAGACCTGGCCGGCGGTGCCCGCCGACGGTGTCACCGCAGCGCCCGGCACCGGCCAGTCCGAGCTCGGCTCGCTCACCCGCGCCGACGGGACCAAACAGCTCACCATCGGGGGCTGGCCGATGTACCGCTACGCCAAGGACACCAATCCGGGCGACACCAACGGGCAGAATGTGGGCGGCACTTGGCACGCGGCGGCGCCCGACGGCAAGAAGGCGTCGGCCGCTGTGCCCGCAGCGCCTGCCGCGTCGGCCGCGGCGCCCGCAGCGTCACCTGCCGCGTCACCCGCCGCGTCCCAGGACCTGCCCGGTCTCTCGGTCCGCAAGGACCCCACGCTCGGGGACGTCATCGTGGACGGCAGGGGCATGACCGTCTACCGGTTCAAGAAGGACTCCGCCTGGCCCATGAAGTCGGCCTGCGTCGACGCCTGTCTGCGGAAGTGGCCGGCGGTGGCGCCGGTGGAGAAGAAGAACACCCAGGGCATCGCCCTCAAAGGCTTCGTGACCTTCGACCGGCCCGACGGCGTCAAGCAGCAGTCCATCACCTGCTGGCCCGTCTACACCTTCTCCGGCGACACCAAGCCCGGCGACACCAACGGCCAGGGCATGGGCGGCACCTGGTACGCCGTGTCGCCCGAGGGAAAGCTCGTCGGCGCGCCCAAGTAGCCCTGGGTTCCCCCTCGTCGACGCTCGTTCGCCCGGCACCGCGACCCCCGCGCGGTGCCGGGCCTACGCGTGTGTCCACCCACCGGTACGCTTGCGCCGGTCGCCACGGCTGCCCGTACGATGTGGCGCACATGCCCTGGGCCTGTGACCAAGAACGGACGAGCATTTTCCGTTTTTACTCGCTCTCCCGGCGGACGATCAGTAGCCTCAGGCGCAAACAATGGTCATGGTCATGGCCTCCTGCGGCGACTTGTTGGAGACATTGATGGAGCGTCCCGCCTGGGCCCCCCAGGGCATCGACATCTCGGTGCCGAGCGTGTCCCGCATATACGACTACTACCTGGGCGGTTCGCACAATTTCGAGGTGGACCGGGAAGCCGCGCGCGAGGCCATGCGGTTCATGCCGGGGCTCCCCAAGGTCATGCAGGCCAACCGCGCTTTCATGCGCCGCGCCGTACGCTTCGCCGTAGCTGAGGGGATCACGCAATTCCTCGACATCGGATCCGGCATCCCGACCTTCGGGAACGTGCACGAAGTCGCCCAGGCCGCCAGCCCCGAGGCCCGCGTCCTCTACGTCGACCACGACTCGGTCGCCGTCGCCCACAGCCGTGCCGTCCTGGAGGGCAACGAGCTCGCCGGGATAGTGGCCGCCGACCTGCGCAAGCCGCACGACATCCTGGGCGCCCCCGAACTGGCCCAACTCATCGACCTGTCACGGCCGGTGGCGCTCCTCCTGGTCGCGGTCCTGCACTTCGTCGAGGACCAGGACGACCCGCGCGCCGCGGTCGCCGCGCTGCGCGACGCGCTGGCTCCCGGCAGCCTCCTCGTCCTCACCCACGCCTCCTACGAGGGCATCCCGCTCAGCGAGGAGGAGGCAGGCGGCACGGTGGGCGTGTACCGCGACATCAAGAACCCGCTGGTCATGCGCTCGCGCGAAGAGATCGCGACGTTCTTCGACGGGTTCGACGTGGTGGAACCCGGGCTCGTCTCGATGCCGCTGTGGCGCCCGGAGAACGAGATGGACCAGGAAGATCCGTACGCCTTCTCCGGCTATGCCGGTGTGGGGCGCAAGGCGTGAGCACCCCGCCCCACGCGCCCGCTCTGGACATGACGCCGGACAGCCCCGAGGACCGGCTCAGACGGTTCGCGACGATCTGGAGCCGGGCGATCTTCCCGGTGACGGCGACCTCGCTGACCCGGCCCGAGTTCGAGCAGCACCTCGTGCCGCTGGCCCGCCGCCTCATCAAAGCCCTGCACGGCCGGCACTTCGACCCCGCGCCCGCCCAGGAGGCGGGCGCCGCCCTGGTCGACGCGCACTGCACCGACCCGGACGCCCTCAGCCGCAGCCTCGGCGTGGTCGAGTCCTACCTCGTCCTGTACTGCGGGACCGGATCCGAGCTCACCCTGGAAGAGGCGCGTGCCCGCTGCGCCCGGCTCCAGCACGCGCTCGCCGCCGGTTTCGCCGCCGCCCTGCGCGAGCGCACCCGCTCCGAGCAGGAGGCCATCGCCCGCTCCGCGATGTCCGCGCGCAGCGCCGCCCTTGAAGCCCTGCACGCCACCGAGACACGTTTTCGCGCCGTTTTCGAGGGCGCCGCGATCGGCATCGGCATCGCGGACCTCGAGGGCCGCGTCCTGGAAGTCAACGAAACCCTCACCCGGATGTTCGGCGGCATAGAGGGCCAGATCCGCAGCCGCAACGTCAGCGAGTGGGTGCACCCCGAGGACGCCCCGCAGGTCTGGCGCCTGTACGACGAGCTCGTGCGGGGCGAGCGCGACCACTACCGGGTCGAGAAGCCCTACTACCGGGGCGACGGAACCGTGCTGTGGACCAACCTCACCGTCTCGCTCCTGCGCGACGCCGAGGGCCGCCCGAAGTACCAGCTGGCCCTCATGGAGGACACCACCGAGCGCCGGCTGCTCAATCTGCGGCTGCGCTACGAGGCCACCCACGACGCGCTCACCGGACTGCCCAACCGCACCCTGTTCTTCGAGCGTCTGGAAAAGGCGCTCGCCCCGGGCGAGGGCAAGCGCTTCGGCCTGTGCTACCTGGACCTCGACGGGTTCAAGGCGGTCAACGACAGCCTGGGCCACTCGGCGGGCGACCGGCTCCTGGTGGAGGTCGCCGACCGGTTGCAGAGCTGCGCCACCGGGCCCGGTGAGATGGTGGCCCGGCTCGGCGGCGATGAATTCGTGGCGCTCACCACGGGCCCCGACACCGAGTTCGAGGCGGACGAGCTGGCCTGCCGCATCCTGAGCACGCTCGCCACCCCGATCCGCATCGAGGGCCGCGAGCTGACCGTGCGTGGCTCGATCGGCGTGGTCGAGGGTCCGGCCGGCGAGCGCAGTGCGGCGGAGGTGCTGCGCAGCGCGGACATCACGATGTACCGGGCCAAGTCCGCGGGCGGCAACCGCTTCGAGTGGGCCGACGCCGAGGCCGACGCCCGGGCGATCACCCGGCACGGCCTCACCAACGCGCTGCCCGCGGCGCTCGAGCGCGGCGAGTTCTTCATCGAGTACCAGCCGCTCGTGCACCTGGGCGACGGCAGCGTGCACGGCGCGGAGGCGCTGGTGCGCTGGTCCCATCCGCAGCACGGTGTGCTCGGACCCGACCGGTTCATCCCGCTCGCCGAACACACCGGGCTCATCGTGCCGCTGGGGCGCTGGGTGATGCAGGAGTCGGTCCGCCAGGCCCGGGCCTGGCAGGAAGCCCACCCGGGCGCCACCGACGGCGGCCCGCTGCGCATCAACGTCAACCTGTCGCCGACGCAGCTCTACCATCCCGGTCTGGTCGCCGACACCGTCGAGATGCTGGAGCGCACCGGGCTCGCCCCGGGCGCGCTCTGCCTCGAAGTCACCGAGTCCGCGCTCATCGGCGCCGACGACGACCTCCTCAAGCCGCTGCGCCAGCTCGCCGACATGGGGGTCGACATAGCCCTGGACGACTTCGGCACGGGCTACTCCAACCTCGCCAATCTGCGCCGCCTGCCGGTGAGCGTGCTCAAGCTGGACCGGTCCTTCACCCAGTCCATGCAGCAGCTGCCCGCCGACCCCGTCGACATCAAGATCGTCGAGGGGATCGTGTCGCTGGCCCACAGCCTGTCGCTCGCGGTGACGGTGGAGGGCGTGGAGACGGGCGCCCAGGCCGAGCAGCTGAAGGAGCTGGGCTGCGACACGGCGCAGGGCTGGTACTACGCCCGGCCCGGAGCGCCGGACCGCATCCACTCCCTGGCGCTCGTGGACGCGGTGTGACCTGACGGGGCGGCCGGGAAGCACCCCGCCCGCCCCGCTCGCGGAACACGCCTTCCGGCCGCGCCGCCCGCCTTCCGGCCGCGCCGCCCGCCTTCCGGCCGCGCCGCCCGCCTTCCGGCCGCGCCGCCCGCCTTCCGGCCGCGCCGCCCGCCTTCGCCTCCCGCCCGCGCCACCTCCCTGGCGGCCCGCGTACGAGACGTCAGCCCTCCTGGCGCTGGCTCGCCCCGCCCCCGATGCCGAGCAGGACCCGCTGCAACTCCCGCGCCGCGCGCGGCGGGTCGACGTCGCTGCGATGGGCGAGCGCGATCGTACGGCGCAGCCCCGGGCGGGCCAGCGGAGTCACCCGCAGGTCCCGCGAGCGCGCGGCCACCATGCTCGGCACCACGGCGAGCCCCAGGCCGGCCCGCACGAAGCCGAGCACCGCGTCCATCTCGCCGCCCTCCACCGTGAAGGACGGCTCGAAGCCCTCGGCGCGGCAGGCCGCCACCGTCAGCTCCCGCAGGTCGTAGCCGTGCCGGAACATCACGAGCGGCGCGTCGCGCAGCTCCGCGATCCGCACGCGGGACCCGGAGCCGGGCGGCTCCTCGTCCGCCGACGAGACGACCACCAGGTCCTCCCGCAGCAGCTCGATCGTGGTCAGCGCGGGTGACCCCGTCGGCAGCGGCAGCACGATCAGCGCCAAGTCCAGTGCGCCGCGCGCCAGTTCACGTACGAGATCGTGCGAGCCGCCCTCCTCGATGAGCAACTGGATGCCGGGATGGCTGGCGTGGAAGGCGCGCAGCACATCGGGCAGCAGGCCCGTGCACAGACTCGGCGTCGCCCCAAGGCGTACCCGCCCGCGCCTGAGCTGGGCCAGCTCCTGGACCTCGATGCGGGCGGTGTCCGCGTCCGCCAGGATGCGCCGGGCCAGCGGAAGCAGTGCCTCGCCCGCGTCGGTGAGCGCGATGTTGCCGCGCGCGCGGCTGAACAGCTCGGCGCCCAGCTCGTTCTCCAGCGCCTTGATCTGCTGGGAGAGCGAGGGCTGCGAGACGTGCACGCGTTCGGCGGCGCGCGTGAAGTGGCGCGTCTCGGCGACCGCCACGAAGTAGAGGAGCTGCTGGAACTGCATGCCCCTACGATAGGTCATATCTATGGAGATGAGCCGAACCATGTCTTGGACCTCTTGGGTCCTGCGCCTCTAGCGTCATGAACATGGCTCTGGCAACGCGGACGGACAAACGGCCGTCCATGACGCGCACCCTCTGGGACTCGACCGTCGGCAAGAAGACGGTCATGGCCGTGAGCGGTCTGATCATGCTGTCCTACCTGGTCGCCCACATGATGGGCAACTTGAAGATCTTCTTCGGGGCGGGCCAGTTCAACGCCTACGCCCACTGGCTGCGCACGATCGGTGAGCCCTTCCTGCACTACGAGTGGGCGCTGTGGCTCATCCGGGTGGTCCTGGTGGCCGCCGTCGTGGGCCACGCGGTCTGCGCCTACCAGCTCAGCCGGCGTGACCTGAGGGCGCGGCCCCAGGGATACGTCCACAAGCGGGCCCGCGCCGGCTACGCCACCCGCACGATGCGCTGGGGCGGCGTCATCCTCGCCCTGTTCATCCTCTGGCACATCCTGGACCTGACGACGGGCACCGTGCACCCGGGATTCCGGCCCGGCCACCCCTACCAGAACGTCGTGGACACCTTCTCCACCTGGTACGGGAACGCGATCTACATCGTGGCCGTGGGCGCGCTCGCGCTCCACGTCCAGCACGGCCTGTGGAGCGCGGCCCAGACGCTCGGGGCGGGCAACGCGCGCCGCGACCGCGCCCTGAAAGCCCTGGCCAACCTCTTCGCCGTGCTGCTGTTCGCCGGATTCGTCTCCGTACCCGTCGCCGTCATGACCAAAGTGGTGAGCTGACATGACCTCCTACACCCACTACACACCGGGCGGCCCCGTCACCGACGGCCGGGCGCCCGGCGGCCCGATCGCCGAGCGCTGGGACACCCGCCGCTTCGAGGCCAAGCTGGTCAACCCGGCCAACCGCCGGGGACGCACCGTCATCGTGGTCGGCACCGGCCTCGCGGGAGGCTCGGCCGGGGCCACCCTCGCCGAACAGGGCTACCGCGTCGTCCAGTTCTGCTTCCAGGACTCCCCGCGCCGCGCCCACTCCATCGCCGCGCAGGGCGGCATCAACGCCGCGAAGAACTACCGCAACGACGGCGACTCCGTGCACCGGCTCTTCTACGACACCGTCAAGGGCGGCGACTTCCGGGCCCGCGAGTCCAATGTCCACCGCCTCGCACAGATCTCCGTCGAGATCATCGACCAGTGCGTGGCCCAGGGCGTGCCGTTCGCCCGCGAGTACGGCGGCCTCCTCGACACGCGCTCCTTCGGCGGCGTCCAGGTCTCGCGCACCTTCTACGCCCGTGGCCAGACGGGCCAGCAGCTCCTGCTCGGCGCCTACCAGGCGCTCTCGCGCCAAATCGCGGCCGGCAACGTGGAGTTGCACGCCCGCACCGAAATGCTGGACCTGATCGTGGTGGACGGCCAAGCGCGCGGCATCGTGGCCCGCGACCTCGTCACCGGGAAGATCGACACGTACTTCGCGGACGCGGTGGTCCTCGCCAGCGGCGGCTACGGCAACGTCTTCCACCTCTCCACCAACGCCATGAACTCCAACGCCACCGCGATCTGGCGGGCCCACCGGCGCG
Protein-coding regions in this window:
- a CDS encoding succinate dehydrogenase, yielding MALATRTDKRPSMTRTLWDSTVGKKTVMAVSGLIMLSYLVAHMMGNLKIFFGAGQFNAYAHWLRTIGEPFLHYEWALWLIRVVLVAAVVGHAVCAYQLSRRDLRARPQGYVHKRARAGYATRTMRWGGVILALFILWHILDLTTGTVHPGFRPGHPYQNVVDTFSTWYGNAIYIVAVGALALHVQHGLWSAAQTLGAGNARRDRALKALANLFAVLLFAGFVSVPVAVMTKVVS
- a CDS encoding SCO0930 family lipoprotein; translation: MTTWRSAALAAAAAAVLALTATACGQDKGSAYGSGGGQPVANAGSATASAGDGYGSAGAYGQAGGAVSAAKQAGQLTVTDTKDLGKVVTDNAGFTLYRFDKDTASPPASRCDGDCAKTWPAVPADGVTAAPGTGQSELGSLTRADGTKQLTIGGWPMYRYAKDTNPGDTNGQNVGGTWHAAAPDGKKASAAVPAAPAASAAAPAASPAASPAASQDLPGLSVRKDPTLGDVIVDGRGMTVYRFKKDSAWPMKSACVDACLRKWPAVAPVEKKNTQGIALKGFVTFDRPDGVKQQSITCWPVYTFSGDTKPGDTNGQGMGGTWYAVSPEGKLVGAPK
- a CDS encoding EAL domain-containing protein produces the protein MTPDSPEDRLRRFATIWSRAIFPVTATSLTRPEFEQHLVPLARRLIKALHGRHFDPAPAQEAGAALVDAHCTDPDALSRSLGVVESYLVLYCGTGSELTLEEARARCARLQHALAAGFAAALRERTRSEQEAIARSAMSARSAALEALHATETRFRAVFEGAAIGIGIADLEGRVLEVNETLTRMFGGIEGQIRSRNVSEWVHPEDAPQVWRLYDELVRGERDHYRVEKPYYRGDGTVLWTNLTVSLLRDAEGRPKYQLALMEDTTERRLLNLRLRYEATHDALTGLPNRTLFFERLEKALAPGEGKRFGLCYLDLDGFKAVNDSLGHSAGDRLLVEVADRLQSCATGPGEMVARLGGDEFVALTTGPDTEFEADELACRILSTLATPIRIEGRELTVRGSIGVVEGPAGERSAAEVLRSADITMYRAKSAGGNRFEWADAEADARAITRHGLTNALPAALERGEFFIEYQPLVHLGDGSVHGAEALVRWSHPQHGVLGPDRFIPLAEHTGLIVPLGRWVMQESVRQARAWQEAHPGATDGGPLRINVNLSPTQLYHPGLVADTVEMLERTGLAPGALCLEVTESALIGADDDLLKPLRQLADMGVDIALDDFGTGYSNLANLRRLPVSVLKLDRSFTQSMQQLPADPVDIKIVEGIVSLAHSLSLAVTVEGVETGAQAEQLKELGCDTAQGWYYARPGAPDRIHSLALVDAV
- a CDS encoding LysR substrate-binding domain-containing protein, which gives rise to MQFQQLLYFVAVAETRHFTRAAERVHVSQPSLSQQIKALENELGAELFSRARGNIALTDAGEALLPLARRILADADTARIEVQELAQLRRGRVRLGATPSLCTGLLPDVLRAFHASHPGIQLLIEEGGSHDLVRELARGALDLALIVLPLPTGSPALTTIELLREDLVVVSSADEEPPGSGSRVRIAELRDAPLVMFRHGYDLRELTVAACRAEGFEPSFTVEGGEMDAVLGFVRAGLGLAVVPSMVAARSRDLRVTPLARPGLRRTIALAHRSDVDPPRAARELQRVLLGIGGGASQRQEG
- a CDS encoding SAM-dependent methyltransferase; this translates as MERPAWAPQGIDISVPSVSRIYDYYLGGSHNFEVDREAAREAMRFMPGLPKVMQANRAFMRRAVRFAVAEGITQFLDIGSGIPTFGNVHEVAQAASPEARVLYVDHDSVAVAHSRAVLEGNELAGIVAADLRKPHDILGAPELAQLIDLSRPVALLLVAVLHFVEDQDDPRAAVAALRDALAPGSLLVLTHASYEGIPLSEEEAGGTVGVYRDIKNPLVMRSREEIATFFDGFDVVEPGLVSMPLWRPENEMDQEDPYAFSGYAGVGRKA